The Jeotgalibacillus aurantiacus genome segment GAAGGTTCATTTAAAGAAATCAATCGTGAATTGACTTCCGGAAATCCACTTTCGTTTCCTGATTATGAGGAAAAGGTTGAAAAAGACCGTGTGAAGACGGGATTAAATGAAGCGGTTGTGACAGGTTCCTGCACAATTGAAGGCCATAAGGCAGTACTGACCATCATGGATTCAAACTTCCGTATGGGAAGTATGGGTTCTGTAGTAGGCGAAAAAATTGCCGCAGCTGTCAAACTGGCAGAACAGCAGCAGGTTCCATTTATCATTTTTACCGCAAGTGGCGGAGCCAGAATGCAGGAAGGCGTTTTGTCCCTGATGCAGATGGCAAAAACGAGTACGGCGCTTAAAAAATTCAGTGATGCCGGCGGATTGATTATCTCTGTTATGACGCATCCAACAACGGGTGGCGTGTCGGCAAGTTTTGCTTCACTTGGAGATTACAACTTTGCTGAACCGGGCGCACTGATCGGCTTTGCCGGAAGACGAGTGATCGAGCAGACAGTACGTGAAAAGCTGCCGGATGATTTCCAGACGTCTGAATTTCTGCTCGAGCATGGACAGCTTGATCGTGTGATCCCGAGAAACGATATGAAACCGCAGCTGACAACGATTTTATCACTGCATGAACGGGGGGCTGGAGCGTGGTGAATGAACTTGAATTTGAAAAGCCGCTGGTACAGCTGAAGGAAAAGATCAATGAACTGAAAGCATTCACAGCAGACTCAGACGTTGATTTATCCTCAGAAATTGAGCGTCTTGAAGAACGCCTGGCGAAGTTGGAGGAAGATATTTATTCATCCATCAAGCCATGGGACCGTGTTCAAATTGCACGTCATCCGGAGCGTCCATCAACTCTCGATTACATAGAGGTTCTGTTCGATCAGTTTATGGAAATGCATGGAGACCGTTTATATGGTGATGACCGGGCGATTGTAGGCGGAATTGCTTACTATAAAGGAAAGCCTGTAACCGTAATCGGACACCAGCGTGGTAAAGACACAAAAGAAAATATACTTCGTAACTTCGGTATGCCGCACCCTGAAGGTTACCGGAAAGCACTTCGTCTGATGAAGCAGGCTGAAAAGTTCGGACGCCCGATCATCTGCTTTATTGACACGAAAGGTGCTTACCCTGGAAAAGCGGCTGAAGAGCGTGGTCAGAGTGAAGCGATCGCAAGAAACCTATTCGAAATGGCAGGATTGACCGTACCGGTTGTCTGTATCGTCATTGGTGAAGGTGGAAGCGGCGGTGCACTGGCACTTGGAATCGGTAATCACGTCCACATGCTTGAAAACTCCACTTATTCAGTGATTTCACCTGAAGGAGCGGCCTCTATTCTCTGGAAGGATTCATCCCTTGCAAAGCAGGCGGCAGAATCAATGAAGATTACAGCACCTGACCTGAAAGAAATGGGTATCATAGACGAAATCATTCCTGAAGTGAAGGGCGGGGCTCATAAAGACGTCAAATCACAGGCGGAATATATCGATGCAGTGCTGTATCAATCCTTAAAGGAACTGACACAGATGGATGAAGAAACACTTGTGATGCACCGATACGAGAAATTTCAGGAGATCGGGAAGTTTAACGAATACTCAAATGTGTAATAGATAGAAAGCAGAAGAAACAATCCTGCAGCAGCAAGAATGTACCCGGACCTATCCCAGGAGCATACTGCTGAACACCAGGATTGTTTTTCTTTTCCTGACGTGTGACAATATTGTGACAAATACATTCGTGTAAAGCGTTTTCATTCGAATGATTATTTCGTCTTTTCTTATCCACTGGTACTAATGATTGAGAAGCCGTATGCTTCATGTTATTTTTAAGAAGATGAATTTTACTTGTACATGCAACCTGATGATTTTATGAATGAACGAGTATCGAATGTCTATTTCTTTCTGTGAAATAGTTAACATATAAACTTAATAAAGGTGGGAACATCCATAATGAAAAAAATTGGCGTGTTAACAAGCGGAGGAGACGCACCCGGTATGAATCCGGCTGTGCGTGCAGTCGTTCGTAAAGCCATCTACCATGGTCTTGAAGTATACGGCATTTATCAGGGCTATCAGGGCCTGATTTCAGGAAATATCGAAAAGCTTGAACTTGGTTCTGTAGGTGATATCATTCACAGAGGTGGAACGAAGCTGTATTCAGCACGTTGCGAAGAGTTTAAAACACCAGAAGGTCAGAAAAAAGGGATTGAACAGCTGAAGAAATTTGGCATTGAAGGCCTTGTTGTGATCGGTGGAGACGGCTCTTATATGGGTGCAAAAGCACTGACCGAGCACGGCTATCCATGTGTTGGTGTTCCGGGAACAATCGATAATGATATTCCTGGTACTGACTTCACGATCGGATTTGACACAGCTCTTAACACGGTTATTGATGCAATTGACAAAATCCGTGATACAGCAACATCCCATGAGAGAACGTTCATCATTGAAGTAATGGGGCGCAACGCAGGCGACATCGCTCTTTGGGCAGGTCTTTCAGGCGGAGCGGAAACGATTTTGATTCCTGAAGATCCTTACGATATGGAAAAGATTGCGGACCGTATTCGTAAAGGTCATGCACGTGGTAAAAAGCACAGTATTATCATCGTAGCTGAAGGCGTTATGTCCGGTGGCGATTTTGCTAATCTGTTGAAAGATAAAACATCTATTGATACGCGTGTATCCGTACTTGGACATATGCAACGCGGAGGTTCTCCAACAGCCGCAGACCGTGTACTTGCGAGCCGACTTGGTGCCCGTGCAGTTGAGCTGCTGATGGCAGGCAAGGGTGGCCGTGCGGTTGGCATACAGCGGAATGAACTCGTTGATTATGATATTATTGAAGCATTAAAAATGGAGCATAAGGCAGATTTGGATCTGTACCGTTTATCTAAAGAATTATCAATTTAATCGAAACATCCTTCAGGAGGGTATAAACTAATGAGAAAAACGAAGATTGTATGTACGATTGGACCGGCAAGCGAAAGCGTAGAAAAACTGACACAGCTGATGGAAGCAGGAATGAACGTTGCCCGCTTAAATTTCTCTCACGGAGATTTTGAAGAGCACGGAGCACGCATTAAGAACATTCGCGAAGCAGCTGGAAAGCTAGGCAAAAATGTTGGAATCCTGCTTGATACAAAAGGGCCGGAAATCCGTACAAACACAATGGAAAATGGTGCGATTGAGCTTGTGGCAGGTAACGAAATCATCGTATCTATGAAGGAAGTTGTAGGAACAACAGAGAAGTTCTCCATCACTTACAGCGATCTTGTCAATGATGTAACGACAGGATCAAAAATTCTTCTTGACGATGGTTTAATTGGACTTGAAGTACTATCTGTCGACGCGGCAGCTGGTGAGATTAAGACAAAAATTCTTAATACAGGCGTGCTGAAGAACAAAAAAGGTGTAAACGTACCAGGCGTTTCAGTCAACCTTCCGGGTATCACTGAAAAGGATGCCAATGACATTCTGTTTGGCGTTGAGCAGGGCGTTGACTTTATCGCTGCTTCATTTGTCCGCAGAGCGTCTGACGTACTTGAGATCCGCGAGCTTCTTGAAAAGAATAACGCAGCAAGCATCAACATCATTCCTAAGATTGAAAACCAGGAAGGTGTCGATAACATCGACGAAATCCTTGAAGTTTCTGACGGATTAATGGTTGCACGTGGTGACCTTGGCGTTGAGATCCCTGCAGAAGAGGTTCCTCTTGTTCAAAAGCAGCTGATCCGTAAATGTAACGCAGTTGGAAAGCCGGTTATTACAGCAACTCAAATGCTTGATTCCATGCAGCGTAACCCGCGCCCGACACGTGCTGAAGCATCTGACGTGGCAAATGCGATTTTCGATGGTACAGACGCAATCATGCTTTCAGGTGAAACAGCAGCAGGAGATTATCCTGTAGAATCAGTTCAGACTATGAACAACATTGCTTCACGTGCAGAAGAAGCACTTGATTATAAAGCAATTCTTTCAAAGCGCAGCAAACGCTTTGACCGCAACATGACGGATGCAATCGGACAGGCTGTTGCTCACACAGCACTAAACCTTGATGTGAATGCCATCATTGCACCGACAGAAAGCGGACATACAGCTAAAATGATTTCCAAGTACCGTCCAGAGGCTGCAATCGTTGCTGTAACATCTGATGCAGCAGTATCACGCCGTATGGCTCTTGTATGGGGCGTATACCCTCAATTGGGACGTCAGACGTCTACAACAGACGAAATGCTTGATATGGCTGTTTCTGAAAGCTTAAACAGCGGCTGTGTTAAACATGGTGATCTTGTTGTCATCACGGCAGGTGTTCCAGTTGGTGAATCAGGTACAACAAATCTGATGAAAATCCACATTGTCGGAGATGTGCTGGCAAAAGGTCAGGGAATTGGCCGCAGATCGGGCTTTGGCCGCGTTGTAACGGCTTCAAACGCTAAAGAAGCACTTGATAAAGTAACAGAAGGATCTGTACTGGTTACGATTGGTACGGATAAAGAAATGATGCCTGCTCTTGAAAAGTGTTCTGCACTGATCGTTGAAGAAGGCGGATTAACAAGCCATGCAGCAGTTGTGGGCTTGAATCTTGGGCTGCCTGTAATCGTTGGTGTAGACAATGCACTTTCACAGTTTACAGATGGCCAGGAAGTAACGGTTGATGCAGAACGCGGCGTCGTTTATAACGGACACGCAAGCGTACTGTAATTTCTAATAACGAAGGTGGGACAGTTCAATCTGTCTCACTTTTTTTGTTTATATAATTTTTAAAAATCGTGCCAGGTCATTCCTTCGCTTTCCACGGCCGCGCGGTGAGCCAGCTAGTGCTTCGCACTACGCTGTCTCACCTTTCGCTCCTCTGCCGTAGGAGTCTACGGAATGACCTGGCACTTGTTATGGTGAACCATTTTAAATGATAAATTTAAGCGTTAAATGACCACCACGATGAAATAATATATTTTAAATGTCAACACTTCACAAAAGTGAGACCTTTGATCGTGTAGCATTTGGAACAGATTTTTTCAGTGTCCAGTCAGGTTATGATACAATTGTCTTAACCTTAATAGAAGGGTGCAATGCTGAATGAAATGGCTTGTTTTACTAATCATTATAGTTCCTGCACTTGAAATTGCCCTGCTGATTACGGCTGGTAACTGGATTGGTGTCATGCCTACCGTGCTGTTAATCATTTCGACGGGTCTTGTGGGTGCTTATTTAGCGAAGTCTCAAGGGATGCAGGCATTACGGAAAGTACAGACTCAGCCTTTTACAGGGCCTCCGGGAGATGCGATCATCGACGGTCTTTGTATATTAGTCGGAGGGGTTGTGCTCTTAACACCGGGTTTCATAACAGATGCAATCGGTTTTTTATTACTGATTCCAGCTACAAGAAAATGGTTTAAACCGCTGATTTATAAATGGATTAAAAGAAAAATGAGTAATGGCAGTATGATTATTCACCGGTAGATAAAAGAGGGAGAACAACTGAATCAGGTTGTTTTACCCTCTTTTTTTATGTAATCAATGATCTTTGGAAAAATGCCCGTTTTGATCGAAACGGCTGCAGCAATCAATAATCCCGGTGCCCAGAGCACCCCCTGCCAGCCCCCTGCTTTGACAGACAGGTAAAGGATAAGAAAGGCGGCAAAAGGGTGGATGCCAAGCCGCTGACCAATGATCTTCGGTTCGATCAGCTGTTTGACAATAAAAATGATCATATAGACTGCCATGGCCCCTGCTGCCATGCCGGCTTGTCCAGTCAGCAGGCAATAAATGATAACAGGAGCAAATAAGAGCAGGGATCCCGCTATCGGAATGAGATCTGATAATGCGGCAATGAAAGCGAGAAGCAGTGGATGCTCAACATGTAAAATGATAAATCCAATCAGGCAGAGCATAAATGTAACAAGCGACAGTATCAGCTGTGCACCGACATATCCGGCTGTTTCACGGTAAAGCTGATGAGCGGTTGTGTTAAACATTTGGATGATCTTTTTTTGGTTAGCTCCGGACAAAAATCGAATAAAGAGAGCAGGATCGTTTGTCAGAAAGTAAGCCGTAAAGAACATGACAATACATGTGAACGCTAAAGAAGGGAGCGAAACAGCCAGTACAGACCCTTCGTTTAGCACAAAGGAACCAGCCTGAATGGACAGCTGCTCAATCATCGGGAAACTTTTATGTTTTATGTAATCTCTTGCTTCTACCGGTAAAAGTCTGAACCAGCCGGAGAGCTGTTCAGAAAAAGGGAAGTCTCCAGAATATAGTCTGATGTGAAGGTCGTATATACGCTCTGGCAGGTTTGTAATCAGTGACTGTGTCTCATTGATTAAAAAGTAGCAGATAAAGAAAATGATCGTTCCTGTAAACGTGACAAACGAAATGATACTCAGAAGAATACAAAGAGAAAATGGTATTCCTGTATAATGATTAATGCGTTTAGATGCAGGATATAAAAGAAATGAAAGCACGATTCCGAAAAACAATGGAGTCAGCCATTTAACCAGCATGTAAAGAAGGGTAAGGGTAAATAATGCAGCCAGCAACACAGCCAGTAATCTTTTAATATTGAAGAAAGTCATAGCCTCACCTGATCAACGTTTTTCTCATGATATGATGGTCAAAATAAATTATGAAAAGAGGTGGTCGAATGATCGATCAGGCACTCATCTTTTTACTGTTACTGCTCGGTATCGGATTTTTCGCTAAAAATAATTCTTTGATTATTGCAGTGCTCGTTTTGGTTATTCTAAAAATAGCCGGTCTGGATGAAAAGATATTTGGACTTATTCAGTCGAAGGGAATCAACTGGGGTGTCACCATTATTACGATCGCGGTTCTTGCCCCGATTGCCAGTGGTGCGATTGGCTTTAAGGAGTTAACGGATGCTGTGAAATCTCCATATGCATGGGTTGCGCTTGCCTCAGGAATTGCCGTTGCGCTGATCGCAAAAGGAGGAATCACCCTTCTGAGGGATGATCCGCATATTACCGTGGCACTCGTATTCGGAACGATCCTTGCCGTTGCATTGTTTCGTGGAATCGCTGTTGGGCCGCTGATTGGAGCGGGGATCGCGTACAGTGCGATGAAGGTGTTTGAGTGGCTGGGAAAATGGTGAAATACGGTGGAATGAAGACTGCACGGGCAGGTTCATTCCACAAATTTTTCAGTCAGAGTAAAATTAATACCAGTAAATTAATGCGTTTTCATTCACAAAGTTCAGATTATTGATTATAATGTGTTATGTAAGCGCATCCTTTGTGACAATATGTTGAAATAAGTTTTTTCCTGTCACGGAACTGAGCAGCCGCTCGGCGCACCTGATGCGCAGGAATGTGCGTAAACTCTTCTGTATCGTGCTTATTCAGCCCGGAGCAGAAATTAATTATACGAAAAAGGAGAGATTTTGATGACAGCAACCCGGGGATTAGAAGGTGTCGTTGCGACAACCTCATCCATTAGTTCAATTATCGATGACACGCTTACATATGTCGGCTATAACATTGATGACCTCACAGACAACGCAAGCTTTGAAGAGGTTATTTACTTACTGTGGCATCTTCGACTGCCAAAAGAAGACGAGTTAAAGGAATTAAAGCAGCAGCTTGCTGAAAATATGTCTTTACCTGAGGAAGTGATTGCTCAGCTTAAAGCCATGCCAGTAAATAGCGTACACCCGATGGCGGCAGTACGTACGGCTGTTTCTGCCCTTGGTCTTTATGATGAAGAGGCAGATGTGATGGAGGAAGGCGCTAACTATCGGAAAGCAATTCGTCTTCAGGCGAAGATTTCCTCGATCGTCACTGCTTTTGCACGGATCCGTCAGGGTAAAGAGCCGGTAGCTCCGAAGGAAGAACTAAGCTATGCTGCAAACTTCCTTTACATGCTGAATGGCGAACTGCCTGAGGATATTGAAGTGGAAGCGATGAACAAAGCGCTTGTTCTTCATGCTGACCATGAACTGAATGCATCTACATTCACTGCACGCGTATGTGTGGCAACGCTTTCTGACGTATACTCAGGCGTTACTGCAGCGATCGGTGCACTTAAAGGCCCTCTTCACGGCGGTGCCAACGAGCAGGTTATGAAAATGCTGACTGAGATTGATTCAGTTGAAAATGCAGAGTCTGTCATCCGCGAAAAGCTTGAAAATAAAGAGAAAATCATGGGCTTTGGACACCGTGTGTACCGCCAGGGAGATCCGCGTGCGAAACACCTGCGTGAAATGTCGAAGAAATTGACTGAACTCCGCGGTGAATCAAAGTGGTACGAGATGTCTGTGAAAATTGAAGAAGTCGTCACTTCTGAAAAGAAGCTGCCGCCTAACGTTGATTTTTACTCAGCGTCTGTATACCACAGCTTAGGAATTGACCATGATCTGTTCACGCCAATTTTTGCAGTGAGCCGTGTATCGGGCTGGCTTGCGCATATTCTTGAGCAGTACTCAAACAACCGTCTGATCCGCCCGCGTGCAGATTATACAGGCCCTGGCATGCAGGAATATGTGCCGGTTGAAAAAAGAGGCTGATTGAAGATCGTTTACAAATCATCAATTTATTGATGTAATGAAAAGGTATGACATGCAGCGAACACAAAAATGAAGCCATTAATTAAACAATTGAGTGAAAATCCACGAAAGCGAAAAACAACGGTTCTTTAAAGAACGGTAAGGTTTTCGTCCGCAAAGAGCGGGTGGATTTTCTCTGTGCGGTTTCAGGCTGTTTTCTTTCTGCAGAGACAAAGTTAAATCTGGAGGGAATTATTCATGACACAAGGTGAAAAAATCACAGTA includes the following:
- the accD gene encoding acetyl-CoA carboxylase, carboxyltransferase subunit beta; translation: MLKDIFAKKKKYATIPSENAKNDVPEGILTKCPKCKKIVYTKEIHKNLKVCPGCGYHHPMNAQERIGSLADEGSFKEINRELTSGNPLSFPDYEEKVEKDRVKTGLNEAVVTGSCTIEGHKAVLTIMDSNFRMGSMGSVVGEKIAAAVKLAEQQQVPFIIFTASGGARMQEGVLSLMQMAKTSTALKKFSDAGGLIISVMTHPTTGGVSASFASLGDYNFAEPGALIGFAGRRVIEQTVREKLPDDFQTSEFLLEHGQLDRVIPRNDMKPQLTTILSLHERGAGAW
- the accA gene encoding acetyl-CoA carboxylase carboxyl transferase subunit alpha yields the protein MVNELEFEKPLVQLKEKINELKAFTADSDVDLSSEIERLEERLAKLEEDIYSSIKPWDRVQIARHPERPSTLDYIEVLFDQFMEMHGDRLYGDDRAIVGGIAYYKGKPVTVIGHQRGKDTKENILRNFGMPHPEGYRKALRLMKQAEKFGRPIICFIDTKGAYPGKAAEERGQSEAIARNLFEMAGLTVPVVCIVIGEGGSGGALALGIGNHVHMLENSTYSVISPEGAASILWKDSSLAKQAAESMKITAPDLKEMGIIDEIIPEVKGGAHKDVKSQAEYIDAVLYQSLKELTQMDEETLVMHRYEKFQEIGKFNEYSNV
- the pfkA gene encoding 6-phosphofructokinase, with product MKKIGVLTSGGDAPGMNPAVRAVVRKAIYHGLEVYGIYQGYQGLISGNIEKLELGSVGDIIHRGGTKLYSARCEEFKTPEGQKKGIEQLKKFGIEGLVVIGGDGSYMGAKALTEHGYPCVGVPGTIDNDIPGTDFTIGFDTALNTVIDAIDKIRDTATSHERTFIIEVMGRNAGDIALWAGLSGGAETILIPEDPYDMEKIADRIRKGHARGKKHSIIIVAEGVMSGGDFANLLKDKTSIDTRVSVLGHMQRGGSPTAADRVLASRLGARAVELLMAGKGGRAVGIQRNELVDYDIIEALKMEHKADLDLYRLSKELSI
- the pyk gene encoding pyruvate kinase: MRKTKIVCTIGPASESVEKLTQLMEAGMNVARLNFSHGDFEEHGARIKNIREAAGKLGKNVGILLDTKGPEIRTNTMENGAIELVAGNEIIVSMKEVVGTTEKFSITYSDLVNDVTTGSKILLDDGLIGLEVLSVDAAAGEIKTKILNTGVLKNKKGVNVPGVSVNLPGITEKDANDILFGVEQGVDFIAASFVRRASDVLEIRELLEKNNAASINIIPKIENQEGVDNIDEILEVSDGLMVARGDLGVEIPAEEVPLVQKQLIRKCNAVGKPVITATQMLDSMQRNPRPTRAEASDVANAIFDGTDAIMLSGETAAGDYPVESVQTMNNIASRAEEALDYKAILSKRSKRFDRNMTDAIGQAVAHTALNLDVNAIIAPTESGHTAKMISKYRPEAAIVAVTSDAAVSRRMALVWGVYPQLGRQTSTTDEMLDMAVSESLNSGCVKHGDLVVITAGVPVGESGTTNLMKIHIVGDVLAKGQGIGRRSGFGRVVTASNAKEALDKVTEGSVLVTIGTDKEMMPALEKCSALIVEEGGLTSHAAVVGLNLGLPVIVGVDNALSQFTDGQEVTVDAERGVVYNGHASVL
- a CDS encoding FxsA family protein, which gives rise to MKWLVLLIIIVPALEIALLITAGNWIGVMPTVLLIISTGLVGAYLAKSQGMQALRKVQTQPFTGPPGDAIIDGLCILVGGVVLLTPGFITDAIGFLLLIPATRKWFKPLIYKWIKRKMSNGSMIIHR
- a CDS encoding AI-2E family transporter is translated as MTFFNIKRLLAVLLAALFTLTLLYMLVKWLTPLFFGIVLSFLLYPASKRINHYTGIPFSLCILLSIISFVTFTGTIIFFICYFLINETQSLITNLPERIYDLHIRLYSGDFPFSEQLSGWFRLLPVEARDYIKHKSFPMIEQLSIQAGSFVLNEGSVLAVSLPSLAFTCIVMFFTAYFLTNDPALFIRFLSGANQKKIIQMFNTTAHQLYRETAGYVGAQLILSLVTFMLCLIGFIILHVEHPLLLAFIAALSDLIPIAGSLLLFAPVIIYCLLTGQAGMAAGAMAVYMIIFIVKQLIEPKIIGQRLGIHPFAAFLILYLSVKAGGWQGVLWAPGLLIAAAVSIKTGIFPKIIDYIKKEGKTT
- a CDS encoding DUF441 domain-containing protein; the encoded protein is MIDQALIFLLLLLGIGFFAKNNSLIIAVLVLVILKIAGLDEKIFGLIQSKGINWGVTIITIAVLAPIASGAIGFKELTDAVKSPYAWVALASGIAVALIAKGGITLLRDDPHITVALVFGTILAVALFRGIAVGPLIGAGIAYSAMKVFEWLGKW
- the citZ gene encoding citrate synthase, producing the protein MTATRGLEGVVATTSSISSIIDDTLTYVGYNIDDLTDNASFEEVIYLLWHLRLPKEDELKELKQQLAENMSLPEEVIAQLKAMPVNSVHPMAAVRTAVSALGLYDEEADVMEEGANYRKAIRLQAKISSIVTAFARIRQGKEPVAPKEELSYAANFLYMLNGELPEDIEVEAMNKALVLHADHELNASTFTARVCVATLSDVYSGVTAAIGALKGPLHGGANEQVMKMLTEIDSVENAESVIREKLENKEKIMGFGHRVYRQGDPRAKHLREMSKKLTELRGESKWYEMSVKIEEVVTSEKKLPPNVDFYSASVYHSLGIDHDLFTPIFAVSRVSGWLAHILEQYSNNRLIRPRADYTGPGMQEYVPVEKRG